One Oncorhynchus clarkii lewisi isolate Uvic-CL-2024 chromosome 28, UVic_Ocla_1.0, whole genome shotgun sequence genomic region harbors:
- the LOC139386776 gene encoding zona pellucida sperm-binding protein 4-like, producing the protein MLVVFACYADAQPNWWFPPTNNPQPQVKPKQPQWPEPQWPQQQTPQKPQQRTPQRPESQGPQLQTPQGPHQQTPQRPEPQGPHQQTPQRPEPQRPQQQTPQRPESKGPQQQTPQRPEPQWPQPHGPQLQTPQWPQLQTPQWPHLQNPQRPEPQGPQLQTPQRPEPQGPQLQTPQWPQLQTPQCQVESKDTVQCGTPKITLAQCEAIDCCFNGQQCYYGKAVTVQCTMDAQFVVVVARNATWPKIDIDTIILLGGNNGPCSPVGITSAFAIYQFPVTACGTTLKEENGYMVYENRMVSSYEVGVVPQGAITRDSQFELLFQCKYSNTAVKALVIEVNSVPAPAPVAVMGPLRLELRLAKGTCDTKTCKDESSAFTSFYTEEDYPLTKVLRQPVYVEVRLLEKKDPNLVLLLERCWTTSDPSLVSMPQWDLLIEKCSYQNYKYQTTMVPVELSSGLLYPSHYKRFILKMFTFVDHTLAPRKDTIVIHCSASLCYPTPWDSCEPKCNKQRRDVAWRKTRQTAVVSSGEVVLVDKKPA; encoded by the exons ATGTTGGTAGTGTTTGCATGTTATGCTGATGCACAGCCCAACTGGTGGTTTCCTCCAACCAACAACCCCCAACCTCAAGTTAAGCCTAAGCAGCCCCAATGGCCAGAGCCCCAGTGGCCACAGCAGCAAACTCCCCAGAAACCACAACAGCGGACTCCCCAGAGGCCAGAGTCCCAGGGGCCACAGCTGCAGACTCCCCAGGGGCCACATCAGCAAACTCCCCAGAGGCCAGAGCCCCAGGGGCCACATCAGCAAACTCCCCAGAGGCCAGAGCCCCAGAGGCCACAACAGCAGACTCCTCAGAGACCAGAGTCCAAGGGGCCACAGCAGCAAACTCCCCAGAGACCCGAGCCCCAGTGGCCACAGCCCCATGGACCACAGCTGCAGACTCCTCAGTGGCCACAGCTGCAGACTCCTCAGTGGCCTCATCTGCAGAATCCCCAGAGACCAGAGCCCCAGGGGCCACAGCTACAGACTCCCCAGAGACCAGAGCCCCAGGGGCCACAGCTGCAGACTCCCCAGTGGCCACAGCTGCAGACTCCCCA ATGCCAAGTCGAGTCTAAGGATACAGTGCAATGTGGAACCCCTAAAATTACTTTGGCTCAATGTGAGGCTATCGACTGCTGCTTCAATGGACAGCAGTGCTACTATGGGAAGGCAG TGACTGTGCAGTGTACCATGGATGCTCagtttgtggtggtggtggccaGGAATGCCACTTGGCCCAAAATAGACATTGATACCATCATTCTGCTGGGGGGAAACAACGGCCCCTGCAGTCCTGTTGGCATCACTTCAGCCTTTGCCATATACCAGTTCCCTGTCACAGCCTGTGGAACCACTCTGAAG GAGGAAAATGGTTATATGGTTTATGAGAACAGGATGGTGTCTTCCTATGAAGTGGGGGTCGTACCCCAAGGCGCCATCACCAGAGACAGCCAATTTGA GCTGCTGTTCCAGTGTAAGTACTCCAATACTGCGGTGAAGGCTCTGGTTATTGAGGTGAACAGTGTTCCTGCACCTGCTCCGGTTGCTGTTATGGGACCGCTCAGATTGGAACTCAGACTGGCCAAAGGAACTTGTGACACCAAGACATGTAAAGATG AGTCCAGTGCCTTCACATCGTTTTACACTGAGGAAGACTATCCTCTCACTAAAGTCCTGAGACAACCTGTATACGTTGAGGTGCGCCTCCTGGAGAAGAAGGATCCCAACCTGGTCCTATTGCTGGAGCGCTGCTGGACCACCTCTGACCCCAGCCTTGTCAGCATGCCCCAGTGGGACCTCCTCATTGAAAA ATGTTCCTACCAGAATTATAAGTACCAGACCACCATGGTCCCTGTGGAACTCTCCTCTGGCCTTCTGTACCCCAGCCACTACAAACGCTTCATCCTCAAGATGTTTACCTTTGTGGATCACACTCTGGCTCCCCGCAAAGATACA ATTGTCATCCACTGTAGTGCATCTTTGTGCTACCCTACTCCATGGGACTCCTGTGAACCAAAATGCAACAAACAAA